A stretch of Arthrobacter sp. NEB 688 DNA encodes these proteins:
- a CDS encoding amino acid ABC transporter permease, producing the protein MSSDSVLFDAPGPRARLRHGVLTGIGVLLVVAGAWVVYRKMSEAGQLDPALWTPFVTDPAVWSEYLLPGFWETIKAAAASVVLAGVYGLVFGMGRLSHVRAVRWVSGVVVEFFRSVPVLLMMVFLFFGYFATATWLPNQYAPMAAVVVGLTLYNGSVIAELVRSGVHSLPAGQAEAGLSIGLSPGQTLRSIQLPQALRAMLPALVGQLVVVLKDTALGTVVLYPELLTAAKTLGSAYANTLQAYIVAAAVFVLVNYALTVLAGRVERWLARRGRSAGGPRTAAVPVETVPTADATSSGAR; encoded by the coding sequence ATGAGCAGCGACAGCGTCCTCTTCGACGCCCCCGGCCCGCGGGCCCGCCTGCGGCACGGCGTCCTCACCGGCATCGGGGTGCTCCTCGTCGTCGCCGGCGCCTGGGTGGTCTACCGCAAGATGTCCGAGGCGGGGCAGCTCGACCCGGCCCTCTGGACCCCGTTCGTCACCGACCCCGCCGTGTGGAGCGAGTACCTGCTGCCCGGCTTCTGGGAGACGATCAAGGCCGCCGCCGCGTCCGTCGTCCTCGCCGGCGTCTACGGCCTGGTCTTCGGGATGGGGCGCCTGTCGCACGTGCGCGCCGTCCGCTGGGTCAGCGGTGTCGTCGTCGAGTTCTTCCGGTCCGTGCCGGTGCTCCTCATGATGGTCTTCCTCTTCTTCGGCTACTTCGCCACCGCGACGTGGCTGCCGAACCAGTACGCCCCGATGGCCGCCGTCGTCGTCGGCCTGACCCTCTACAACGGCTCGGTCATCGCCGAGCTCGTGCGTTCGGGCGTGCACTCCCTGCCGGCCGGGCAGGCCGAGGCCGGGCTCTCCATCGGCCTCTCCCCCGGCCAGACCCTGCGCAGCATCCAGCTGCCGCAGGCGCTGCGGGCGATGCTCCCGGCGCTCGTCGGCCAGCTCGTCGTGGTGCTCAAGGACACCGCGCTCGGCACCGTCGTCCTCTACCCGGAGCTGCTGACGGCGGCCAAGACCCTCGGCTCGGCGTACGCCAACACGCTGCAGGCGTACATCGTCGCGGCGGCGGTGTTCGTCCTCGTCAACTACGCGCTGACCGTCCTCGCCGGGAGGGTCGAGCGCTGGCTCGCCCGTCGCGGCCGCTCGGCCGGCGGGCCGCGCACGGCCGCGGTGCCCGTCGAGACCGTGCCCACCGCCGACGCGACGAGCAGCGGCGCCCGCTGA
- a CDS encoding signal peptidase I, which yields MALAVLLLTALPLWGGMRLFVVSSPSMGAAAPVGTLVVTRPAGTASVQRGDVVAFSPKDGSGLTVVHRVVAVEPSGSGRTLVTRGDLNGSDDPHPVTDERLVGRAVALLPGWGYAVRAVPLLGVGGLLVLLLTRLWLRPEVRGPVRLVAWSLLYAVTVLRLRPFVGVTELAVSSPTGTGAGGSRVSFVSTGMLPVTVTEHLGRAVSGPSHLSYGERGELVVRAAGAGGHVRLHARPDLGWTAWLLLWALCLLPVLWTLLAGHRRAAGERPARAAVLRAAHPVTG from the coding sequence GTGGCGCTCGCCGTCCTCCTCCTGACCGCCCTGCCCCTGTGGGGCGGTATGCGCCTGTTCGTCGTGTCCTCCCCGTCGATGGGGGCGGCCGCCCCGGTGGGCACGCTGGTCGTCACGCGACCGGCGGGCACGGCGTCGGTGCAGCGCGGGGACGTCGTGGCGTTCTCGCCCAAGGACGGGTCCGGCCTGACCGTCGTGCACCGCGTGGTCGCGGTCGAGCCGTCCGGGAGCGGCCGGACCCTCGTGACCCGGGGCGACCTCAACGGCAGCGACGACCCTCACCCCGTGACCGACGAGCGGCTGGTGGGGCGCGCGGTCGCGCTCCTGCCGGGATGGGGCTACGCCGTCCGCGCCGTCCCCCTGCTCGGTGTCGGCGGGCTGCTCGTCCTCCTGCTGACCCGGCTCTGGCTGCGCCCGGAGGTCCGGGGTCCGGTCCGGCTCGTCGCCTGGTCGCTGCTCTACGCAGTGACGGTGCTGCGGCTGCGGCCCTTCGTCGGCGTCACGGAGCTCGCCGTCAGCTCGCCCACCGGCACCGGCGCGGGCGGCTCGCGGGTCTCGTTCGTCTCGACGGGGATGCTGCCGGTCACGGTGACCGAGCACCTCGGGCGGGCCGTCTCCGGGCCGAGCCACCTCTCGTACGGCGAACGCGGAGAGCTCGTCGTCCGGGCCGCCGGTGCGGGAGGACACGTCCGCCTGCACGCCCGGCCCGACCTCGGCTGGACCGCGTGGCTGCTCCTCTGGGCGCTGTGCCTCCTCCCCGTGCTCTGGACGCTCCTCGCCGGGCACCGGCGCGCGGCGGGGGAGCGGCCGGCGCGGGCCGCCGTGCTGCGGGCGGCGCACCCGGTGACGGGATGA
- a CDS encoding glutamate ABC transporter substrate-binding protein, translated as MKSTRIGLAAAAAVLALTASACGSDDGGEGSGGDGIKIGIKFDQPGLGLKKGSDYAGMDVDVAKYVAKQLGHDEGDIQWVQAPSAQRENLLSTGQVDMIVATYSITDERKTKVSFAGPYFVAGQDLLVRADDSSITGPDSLDGKKLCSVTGSTSAQKVKDEVAGVNLREFGTYSECVTALVSGGVDALTTDDTILAGYAAQDQYKGKLKVVGQPFSQENYGIGLKKGDTATCQKVTDAITKMVTDGDWQTIVDANLGPAGYKPPAGNPPTPDACS; from the coding sequence ATGAAGAGCACCCGGATCGGACTCGCCGCGGCAGCGGCGGTCCTCGCGCTCACGGCGAGCGCCTGTGGCTCGGACGACGGCGGGGAGGGCTCCGGCGGCGACGGCATCAAGATCGGCATCAAGTTCGACCAGCCCGGTCTCGGCCTGAAGAAGGGCAGCGACTACGCGGGGATGGACGTCGACGTCGCGAAGTACGTGGCCAAGCAGCTCGGCCACGACGAGGGCGACATCCAGTGGGTCCAGGCCCCGAGCGCCCAGCGCGAGAACCTGCTGAGCACCGGCCAGGTCGACATGATCGTCGCGACGTACTCGATCACCGACGAGCGCAAGACGAAGGTCTCCTTCGCCGGGCCGTACTTCGTCGCCGGCCAGGACCTCCTCGTGCGCGCCGACGACTCCTCGATCACCGGCCCGGACAGCCTCGACGGCAAGAAGCTGTGCTCGGTCACCGGCTCGACGTCGGCGCAGAAGGTCAAGGACGAGGTCGCCGGGGTCAACCTGCGCGAGTTCGGCACCTACTCCGAGTGCGTCACCGCCCTGGTCTCCGGCGGCGTCGACGCGCTGACGACCGACGACACGATCCTCGCCGGCTACGCCGCGCAGGACCAGTACAAGGGCAAGCTCAAGGTCGTCGGCCAGCCGTTCTCGCAGGAGAACTACGGCATCGGCCTCAAGAAGGGCGACACCGCCACCTGCCAGAAGGTCACCGACGCCATCACGAAGATGGTGACCGACGGCGACTGGCAGACGATCGTCGACGCGAACCTGGGCCCGGCGGGCTACAAGCCGCCGGCGGGCAACCCGCCCACCCCGGACGCCTGCTCCTGA
- a CDS encoding amino acid ABC transporter ATP-binding protein: MVVLKDVNKHFGDLHVLKDITLEVGRGEVVILIGPSGSGKSTLCRTINRLETFESGSITIDGKALPEEGKELAALRADVGMVFQSFNLFAHKTILENVTLGPIKVRGMKKAEAEQRATELLERVGVAHQAQKYPAQLSGGQQQRVAIARSLAMDPKVMLFDEPTSALDPEMITEVLDVMVELAKSGMTMIVVTHEMGFARKAANRVVFLSDGQIVEENTPEEFFTNPRSERAKDFLGKILTH, from the coding sequence CTGGTCGTCCTCAAGGACGTCAACAAGCACTTCGGTGACCTCCACGTGCTCAAGGACATCACCCTCGAGGTGGGTCGTGGCGAGGTCGTCATCCTCATCGGCCCCTCGGGCTCCGGGAAGTCCACCCTCTGCCGCACGATCAACCGCCTCGAGACCTTCGAGTCCGGCTCGATCACCATCGACGGCAAGGCGCTGCCCGAGGAGGGCAAGGAGCTCGCCGCGCTGCGGGCCGACGTCGGGATGGTCTTCCAGTCCTTCAACCTCTTCGCCCACAAGACGATCCTCGAGAACGTCACGCTCGGACCGATCAAGGTCCGCGGGATGAAGAAGGCCGAGGCCGAGCAGCGCGCCACCGAGCTCCTCGAGCGCGTCGGCGTCGCCCACCAGGCGCAGAAGTACCCCGCCCAGCTCTCCGGCGGCCAGCAGCAGCGCGTGGCCATCGCCCGATCGCTCGCGATGGACCCCAAGGTCATGCTCTTCGACGAGCCGACCTCGGCCCTCGACCCCGAGATGATCACCGAGGTCCTCGACGTCATGGTCGAGCTCGCGAAGAGCGGCATGACGATGATCGTCGTCACCCACGAGATGGGCTTCGCCCGCAAGGCGGCCAACCGCGTCGTGTTCCTCTCCGACGGGCAGATCGTCGAGGAGAACACGCCGGAGGAGTTCTTCACCAACCCCCGGAGCGAGCGCGCCAAGGACTTCCTCGGGAAGATCCTGACCCACTGA
- a CDS encoding amino acid ABC transporter permease has translation MGDIIGNYDILGAFWVTIQLSVLSALGALVVGTVLAVFRVSPVRVLRALGAFYVNVLRNTPLTLLMVFSILGMSIILGLQLSEDQARDSYWWAVIMLSVYHAAFVCEAIRSGVNTIPAGQAEAARSIGLTFGQSMREVLLPQAFRGAIAPLGSTLIALIKNTTVAAVILGTAEAAGLLAQITENEGASLPTFFVFALGFVVLTLPIGLAVTSLSRRLAVKR, from the coding sequence ATGGGCGACATCATCGGCAACTACGACATCCTCGGTGCCTTCTGGGTGACGATCCAGCTCTCGGTGCTCTCCGCGCTCGGGGCCCTCGTCGTCGGCACCGTCCTCGCGGTCTTCCGCGTCTCCCCCGTGCGCGTCCTGCGCGCCCTCGGGGCCTTCTACGTCAACGTCCTGCGCAACACGCCGCTCACGCTGCTCATGGTCTTCAGCATCCTCGGGATGAGCATCATCCTCGGGCTGCAGCTGAGCGAGGACCAGGCCCGCGACTCCTACTGGTGGGCGGTCATCATGCTGTCGGTCTACCACGCGGCCTTCGTCTGCGAGGCGATCCGCAGCGGCGTCAACACCATCCCCGCCGGGCAGGCCGAGGCCGCCCGCTCGATCGGCCTGACCTTCGGCCAGTCGATGCGCGAGGTGCTGCTGCCGCAGGCGTTCCGCGGGGCGATCGCGCCGCTCGGCTCGACGCTCATCGCGCTCATCAAGAACACGACGGTCGCCGCGGTCATCCTCGGCACCGCCGAGGCCGCCGGCCTCCTCGCGCAGATCACGGAGAACGAGGGCGCGAGCCTGCCGACGTTCTTCGTCTTCGCCCTCGGCTTCGTCGTCCTCACCCTGCCGATCGGCCTCGCGGTCACCTCCCTCTCCCGACGTCTGGCGGTCAAGCGATGA
- a CDS encoding sulfite exporter TauE/SafE family protein, whose amino-acid sequence MSALVLPVGLLIGLSLGALGGGGSILTVPALVYLLGQDPHHATTSSLLIVGATSLIALVPHARRGNVRFGQGLAFGALGTAGSVAGTAAGAHIPAAVLLAAFAVLMLLVAGLMLRRSLRPDPTGGDPAGGPHDPMLTLRPLRCACPRVVRLVVTATLVGLLTGFFGVGGGFALVPALILVLQLPMPVAVGTSLLVIAVNSATALAARVTTTTAEQDWPLIATFTAVAVVGSLVGGRISTLVTPRHLTRAFALLLTAVALYTGARSAVVLG is encoded by the coding sequence GTGTCCGCCCTCGTCCTCCCCGTCGGACTGCTCATCGGTCTGTCCCTCGGCGCCCTCGGCGGCGGCGGATCGATCCTCACCGTGCCGGCGCTGGTCTACCTCCTCGGCCAGGACCCGCACCACGCCACGACCAGCTCCCTGCTCATCGTCGGGGCCACCTCGCTCATCGCGCTCGTCCCGCACGCCCGCCGGGGGAACGTCCGCTTCGGGCAGGGCCTGGCCTTCGGCGCGCTGGGGACGGCCGGGTCGGTCGCCGGGACCGCCGCGGGCGCCCACATCCCCGCGGCCGTGCTGCTTGCGGCGTTCGCCGTGCTCATGCTCCTCGTCGCCGGCCTCATGCTGCGCCGCTCCCTCCGGCCCGACCCCACCGGTGGCGACCCCGCCGGCGGCCCCCACGACCCGATGCTCACCCTGCGCCCCCTGCGGTGCGCCTGCCCCCGGGTGGTCAGGCTCGTCGTCACCGCGACCCTCGTGGGCCTGCTCACCGGGTTCTTCGGGGTAGGCGGTGGGTTCGCCCTCGTCCCCGCGCTCATCCTCGTGCTGCAGCTCCCGATGCCCGTGGCCGTCGGCACCAGCCTCCTGGTCATCGCCGTCAACAGCGCCACCGCGCTCGCCGCCCGCGTGACGACGACGACCGCCGAGCAGGACTGGCCCCTCATCGCCACCTTCACGGCCGTCGCCGTCGTCGGCAGCCTCGTCGGCGGACGGATCAGCACGCTCGTCACCCCCCGCCACCTCACCCGCGCCTTCGCCCTCCTCCTGACGGCCGTCGCCCTCTACACCGGCGCTCGCAGCGCCGTCGTGCTCGGCTGA
- a CDS encoding FAD-dependent oxidoreductase, whose protein sequence is MSVSSGAARASLADAVPDVFWTDRPSLRPAARPPLTGHGHRADLVVVGGGFTGLWAAVQAKEDDPSAEVVLVERGRLGIAASGRNGGFVSPSLTHGLGQGVACWPDEVPTLERLGAENFAGLAEAVQRYGIDCDLHVPGELTLALDERQVETVREAHALHRAHGVPTELLSGAEARARVDSPRYLAGMHDPTVGLVDPARLVWGLAAAAERLGVRLHEDTAVTGLEQDGDGVRVGTEWGSVHGRRVVLGTGAFRGVLKRLALYTLPVYDHVLMTEPLSAAQLAAVGWEGREGLTDAGNQFHYYRRTLDDRVLFGGYDANYHFPGRIDPRLEQSASHDLLARHFLGIFPQLEGVRFTHRWAGVIDTTSRFTPVFGTAMGGRLAYAVGYTGLGVASTRFGARVALDLVHGRDTEVTRLGMVRRKPLPFPPEPIRGLGVRLTRASLAAEDRTGRRNVWLRAMDAVGIGFDS, encoded by the coding sequence ATGTCCGTCTCCTCGGGTGCCGCGCGCGCCTCCCTCGCCGACGCCGTCCCGGACGTGTTCTGGACCGACCGCCCGTCGCTGCGCCCGGCGGCACGCCCGCCGCTCACGGGCCACGGGCACCGCGCGGACCTCGTCGTCGTCGGTGGGGGGTTCACCGGGCTGTGGGCCGCCGTCCAGGCCAAGGAGGACGACCCGTCGGCCGAGGTCGTGCTCGTCGAGCGCGGCCGGCTCGGCATCGCGGCGTCCGGACGCAACGGCGGGTTCGTCTCGCCGTCGCTCACGCACGGGCTCGGGCAGGGCGTCGCCTGCTGGCCGGACGAGGTGCCGACGCTGGAGCGGCTGGGGGCCGAGAACTTCGCCGGGCTGGCCGAGGCGGTGCAGCGGTACGGCATCGACTGCGACCTCCACGTGCCCGGCGAGCTGACCCTCGCCCTCGACGAGCGGCAGGTCGAGACCGTCCGCGAGGCGCACGCGCTGCACCGCGCGCACGGCGTCCCGACCGAGCTCCTCAGCGGCGCCGAGGCCCGCGCGCGCGTCGACTCGCCGCGCTACCTCGCGGGGATGCACGACCCGACCGTCGGCCTCGTCGACCCGGCCCGGCTCGTGTGGGGGCTCGCCGCGGCGGCGGAGCGGCTCGGGGTGCGGCTGCACGAGGACACGGCGGTCACCGGCCTCGAGCAGGACGGCGACGGCGTGCGCGTCGGCACCGAGTGGGGGAGCGTCCACGGCCGTCGGGTGGTGCTCGGCACGGGCGCGTTCCGCGGGGTCCTCAAGCGGCTCGCGCTCTACACGCTGCCCGTCTACGACCACGTGCTCATGACCGAGCCGCTCTCGGCGGCGCAGCTCGCGGCGGTCGGCTGGGAGGGTCGCGAGGGCCTGACCGACGCCGGCAACCAGTTCCACTACTACCGGCGCACCCTCGACGACCGCGTCCTCTTCGGCGGCTACGACGCCAACTACCACTTCCCGGGGCGCATCGACCCGCGGCTGGAGCAGTCGGCGTCGCACGACCTCCTGGCCCGCCACTTCCTCGGGATCTTCCCGCAGCTCGAGGGCGTCCGCTTCACCCACCGCTGGGCCGGCGTCATCGACACGACCTCGCGCTTCACCCCGGTCTTCGGCACGGCGATGGGCGGCCGGCTCGCCTACGCCGTCGGCTACACCGGCCTCGGGGTGGCCTCGACGCGGTTCGGCGCACGCGTGGCCCTCGACCTCGTCCACGGTCGCGACACCGAGGTGACCCGGCTCGGGATGGTGCGCCGCAAGCCGCTGCCGTTCCCGCCGGAGCCGATCCGCGGCCTCGGGGTGCGGCTGACCCGCGCGAGCCTGGCCGCCGAGGACCGCACCGGGCGCCGCAACGTGTGGCTCAGGGCGATGGACGCCGTCGGCATCGGCTTCGACAGCTGA
- a CDS encoding AbfB domain-containing protein, with the protein MTGLPLRAVGSLLATALAGVVGVLAWCGVPTASGAYTAGTVHRPSVTANPSFTCQAAATSGRAGAAALVTYPFADSSGTTASDTSGASGSPRNGTYSSKGVTYQATGPCARDKARAVTLDGSTGMVAGPSATLAAATRWSEEVWFRGTSGAGDLLAFASSATGDSGTGVDRRLYLSSSGTLVAGVLAGGTTVKTVTGPRTYTDDVWHHVAVTQATATDPQPGLRLYVDGVLVASDSAVTTSSGLAQYWRIGNSGHGSSATRWPGETSTTALAGSLAFASYHTSALAPSDVLLHYAAGRAGYPKTGRWSFARATAGDSTMYLRHWAFALYVSSISMSDSVGTYDSTWKVESGLADSRCFSFRSTNYPDRLIRHTSAMRMVIEVPDGTAAWDQSATFCPHVGNNGEGTSWSAYDAPTRYWRSYGNEVWLASDGGPNWFDTDTNWADETSWNTRPPVVP; encoded by the coding sequence ATGACCGGCCTTCCGCTGCGGGCGGTCGGCAGCCTCCTGGCCACCGCCCTCGCCGGGGTCGTCGGCGTGCTCGCCTGGTGCGGTGTCCCGACCGCCTCCGGTGCGTACACCGCCGGCACGGTCCACCGACCGAGCGTCACCGCGAACCCGAGCTTCACCTGCCAGGCAGCAGCGACGTCGGGTCGGGCCGGCGCGGCGGCCCTCGTCACCTATCCGTTCGCCGACTCCTCGGGCACGACTGCCTCCGACACCTCTGGCGCGAGCGGCTCACCGCGCAACGGCACGTACTCGAGCAAGGGCGTGACCTACCAGGCCACCGGGCCGTGCGCGCGCGACAAGGCGCGCGCGGTCACCCTCGACGGCTCGACGGGGATGGTGGCGGGGCCCTCCGCGACGCTGGCCGCGGCCACCCGCTGGAGCGAGGAGGTGTGGTTCCGCGGGACGAGCGGTGCCGGCGACCTGCTGGCCTTCGCCTCCTCGGCCACGGGCGACAGCGGGACGGGTGTCGACCGGCGGCTGTACCTCAGCTCGTCCGGGACCCTCGTCGCCGGGGTGCTCGCCGGGGGCACGACGGTCAAGACCGTGACGGGCCCCCGGACCTACACCGACGACGTCTGGCACCACGTGGCCGTGACCCAGGCGACCGCCACCGACCCCCAGCCCGGGCTGCGCCTCTACGTCGACGGGGTCCTCGTCGCCTCCGACAGCGCCGTGACGACGAGCTCCGGGCTCGCGCAGTACTGGCGGATCGGCAACAGCGGCCACGGGAGCAGCGCCACGCGCTGGCCGGGGGAGACCTCGACGACCGCCCTCGCGGGCAGCCTCGCCTTCGCCTCCTACCACACCTCCGCGCTCGCGCCGAGCGACGTGCTGCTGCACTACGCCGCCGGCCGCGCCGGCTACCCGAAGACGGGCCGCTGGTCCTTCGCCCGGGCCACGGCCGGCGACAGCACCATGTACCTGCGTCACTGGGCCTTCGCCCTGTACGTCAGCAGCATCTCGATGAGTGACTCCGTCGGGACGTACGACTCGACCTGGAAGGTCGAGTCCGGGCTCGCGGACTCGCGGTGCTTCTCGTTCCGGTCGACCAACTACCCGGACCGGCTCATCCGGCACACCAGCGCGATGCGGATGGTCATCGAGGTGCCGGACGGGACGGCGGCGTGGGACCAGTCGGCGACGTTCTGCCCGCACGTCGGCAACAACGGCGAGGGCACCTCGTGGTCGGCCTACGACGCCCCGACCCGGTACTGGCGCTCCTACGGCAACGAGGTGTGGCTGGCGTCGGACGGTGGGCCGAACTGGTTCGACACGGACACCAACTGGGCCGACGAGACGAGCTGGAACACCCGCCCGCCCGTCGTGCCCTGA
- a CDS encoding cupin domain-containing protein, with protein sequence MPQRLLADDATRLPLEHEPLPADEVLDGAPTTAVRTLGTVGDVEVGVWEMSAGTARDTEVDEVFVVLSGSGTVEFEDGERILLAPGTVVRLSVGERTRWTVEEPLRKVWIA encoded by the coding sequence ATGCCCCAGCGCCTCCTCGCCGACGACGCGACCCGCCTCCCCCTCGAGCACGAGCCGCTGCCGGCCGACGAGGTGCTCGACGGGGCGCCGACCACCGCCGTGCGCACCCTCGGCACGGTCGGCGACGTCGAGGTCGGCGTCTGGGAGATGAGCGCCGGCACCGCCCGCGACACCGAGGTGGACGAGGTCTTCGTCGTCCTGTCCGGTTCGGGCACAGTCGAGTTCGAGGACGGCGAGCGCATCCTGCTGGCGCCCGGGACGGTCGTGCGGCTGAGCGTCGGCGAGCGCACGCGGTGGACGGTCGAGGAGCCCCTGCGCAAGGTGTGGATCGCCTGA